In Streptomyces sp. NBC_01707, a genomic segment contains:
- a CDS encoding DUF4328 domain-containing protein gives MNSNSTHAPTSPASFAVLRSPVGLGVATSLLLFTVIVTDILSIASGGYLYDLLRGMPRSATALGTFPGVENRQFYYDLSGLLQSLLYLSTGIVYVCWLYRLRDNAEVFAPGTHRRGRSWTGWSWLIPVVNLWFPRRITLDIWDASRPVGPYAPNRPGHGLINLWWGFWLAGGFVALAGGAVYDTAESIGQTNVGLGLVMLSDLLDVVCAVLAVRLVRTLTHMQHVKALNGPTGRDAEPHSQE, from the coding sequence GTGAACTCGAACTCAACGCACGCGCCCACTTCGCCCGCCTCCTTCGCGGTGCTGCGTTCACCAGTCGGGCTGGGGGTGGCCACTTCCCTTCTGCTCTTCACCGTGATCGTCACGGACATACTGTCTATCGCCTCGGGTGGCTATCTGTACGACCTGCTGCGCGGCATGCCGCGCTCCGCGACGGCCCTGGGGACGTTCCCCGGCGTCGAGAACAGGCAGTTCTACTACGACCTCTCCGGCCTGCTTCAGAGCCTGCTCTACCTTTCCACCGGAATCGTCTACGTGTGCTGGCTCTACCGCCTGCGCGACAACGCCGAAGTCTTCGCACCGGGCACTCACCGACGAGGCCGCAGCTGGACCGGCTGGAGTTGGCTTATCCCGGTCGTCAACTTGTGGTTCCCGCGGCGGATCACCCTCGATATCTGGGACGCGAGCCGTCCCGTGGGACCGTACGCGCCCAACCGGCCGGGGCATGGCCTGATCAACCTCTGGTGGGGCTTCTGGCTCGCCGGGGGCTTCGTCGCCCTGGCCGGCGGCGCGGTCTACGACACGGCCGAATCAATCGGCCAGACGAACGTGGGTCTCGGCCTTGTCATGCTCAGCGACCTCCTCGACGTCGTCTGCGCCGTTCTCGCAGTCCGGCTGGTCCGCACCCTGACGCACATGCAACACGTCAAGGCGCTGAACGGACCGACCGGCCGGGACGCAGAGCCGCACAGCCAGGAGTGA
- a CDS encoding aldehyde dehydrogenase family protein: MTSTHAFWLAGRQATGEDSFDVTNPWDGRLVGTVSVPTDAQIEEAVAAAHAVREEFAATPAHVRAAALDHVVRRLVERTEEIAQLISAENGKPIKWARGEVGRAVSVFRFASEEARRFNSGEAQRLDTDAGGTGRLGLTRRFPRGTILGIAPFNFPLNLSAHKVAPAIAVGAPIILKPAPATPISSLILGELLAETDLPAGSWSVLTVPNDRMPALVQDERLPVISFTGSAAVGYSIMESVPRKHCTLELGGNGAAVVLGDYASDEDLDWAATRIATFSNYQGGQSCISVQRVIADAAVYDRLVPKIVAAVEAQVTGDPSDAATDVGPLVNEDAAKRVESWVDEAVQAGAQLLAGGKRDGATYAPTVLTELPAGVTLASEEVFGPVLSIEKVAGEAEAFASVNSSKYGLQAGVFTHDLQTAFRAHRALEVGGVIIGDVPSYRADQMPYGGAKQSGVGREGVRYAMDDYTYERVLVLTGLAL; encoded by the coding sequence ATGACTTCCACCCACGCCTTCTGGCTCGCCGGCCGCCAGGCCACCGGCGAGGACAGCTTCGACGTCACGAACCCCTGGGACGGTCGACTCGTCGGCACGGTCAGCGTGCCGACCGACGCGCAGATCGAGGAGGCCGTCGCCGCCGCGCACGCCGTGCGCGAGGAGTTCGCCGCGACGCCTGCCCATGTCCGCGCCGCCGCGCTCGACCACGTCGTACGGCGTCTCGTGGAGCGCACCGAGGAGATCGCCCAGCTGATCTCCGCCGAGAACGGCAAGCCCATCAAGTGGGCCCGCGGTGAGGTCGGCCGCGCCGTCTCCGTGTTCCGGTTCGCCTCCGAGGAAGCCCGCCGCTTCAACAGCGGTGAGGCCCAGCGCCTCGACACCGACGCCGGTGGCACGGGCCGACTCGGGCTGACCCGTCGCTTCCCGCGCGGCACGATCCTCGGCATCGCGCCCTTCAACTTCCCGCTGAACCTGAGCGCCCACAAGGTGGCCCCGGCCATCGCCGTCGGCGCCCCGATCATCCTGAAGCCCGCCCCGGCCACCCCGATCTCGTCGCTGATCCTCGGTGAGCTGCTGGCCGAGACGGACCTTCCGGCCGGTTCGTGGTCCGTGCTCACGGTGCCCAACGACCGCATGCCCGCCCTCGTGCAGGACGAGCGGCTGCCCGTGATCTCCTTCACCGGGTCGGCCGCGGTCGGCTACTCGATCATGGAGTCGGTGCCGCGCAAGCACTGCACGCTGGAGCTCGGCGGCAACGGCGCTGCGGTCGTCCTCGGCGACTACGCCTCCGACGAGGACCTGGACTGGGCCGCGACCCGCATCGCGACCTTCTCCAACTACCAGGGCGGCCAGTCCTGCATCTCGGTGCAGCGCGTCATCGCGGACGCCGCGGTCTACGACCGGCTCGTCCCGAAGATCGTCGCTGCCGTCGAGGCGCAGGTGACCGGTGACCCGTCCGACGCGGCGACCGATGTCGGCCCGCTGGTCAACGAGGACGCCGCCAAGCGCGTCGAGTCCTGGGTCGACGAGGCCGTGCAGGCCGGCGCCCAGCTGCTCGCCGGCGGCAAGCGGGACGGCGCGACGTACGCGCCCACCGTTCTGACGGAGCTCCCGGCCGGCGTCACCCTCGCTTCCGAGGAGGTGTTCGGACCGGTGCTCAGCATCGAGAAGGTGGCCGGCGAGGCCGAGGCCTTCGCCTCCGTCAACTCGTCCAAGTACGGCCTGCAGGCAGGTGTGTTCACGCACGACCTGCAGACCGCGTTCCGCGCCCACCGCGCCCTCGAGGTCGGCGGCGTCATCATCGGTGACGTCCCCTCCTACCGCGCCGACCAGATGCCGTACGGCGGAGCCAAGCAGTCCGGCGTCGGCCGCGAGGGTGTTCGCTACGCGATGGACGACTACACCTACGAGCGCGTGCTGGTCCTCACCGGCCTCGCCCTGTAG
- a CDS encoding tyrosine-type recombinase/integrase: MANLVARRNRAGEVSSYQVRWREGGVRTGEQQTERFDDEDSAKVFRDAVDEARQHWPPGWVKGKGYIDPAAADELRYRFDRWAVESVENRTASKRYKQQRIRALEMYMFPSFGNCDIRSAEHFSKATVGAWVNKMLKTKVKRGSKTKDMSPETLRGLHGLLSSVLKEAVVAEPPLRDRNPCDLTRLPSNDDWGIGDDESSDDMEFMTPEEIAGLVECFPRPSDRMLVRTAYGSGLRWGEISALAARHARNPRPGEYELRVTRAWKRVPGEEWCLGPPKSKAGRRTVEITAGLWQELLDHGVAGLGKDDLIFHDGSGGRLPYSTFYDRWMAGVAEAKKRGVLPQWKFPTIHDLRHSHVAALLSDRHSLTYVQRRLGHESITTTSDTYGHLLETAHTAALVTIDRVMGFTPPARAASQENGPERDGGRAVHVAHIGAQRIGFWDLDDAEGTAERWVREHGGSVHVERMTSDGWIGTFGDGASADSALKSVRSQTPRRAWVWEAGPAVYAPDGSEVVTNPSAAKLRGSWRWDFEDLYTEELSRPAVERRIGPQAQTVARAWGRDEDSVRETFAEARADALRICSLNPGAGTAQEGSQPVS; the protein is encoded by the coding sequence ATGGCGAACCTTGTTGCGCGTAGGAACAGGGCTGGGGAGGTCTCCAGCTACCAGGTGCGGTGGCGCGAAGGGGGTGTGAGGACTGGTGAGCAACAGACCGAACGCTTCGACGATGAGGACTCGGCGAAGGTCTTTAGGGACGCGGTTGACGAGGCCAGGCAGCACTGGCCCCCTGGCTGGGTGAAGGGCAAGGGCTACATCGACCCGGCAGCTGCGGATGAGCTGCGTTATCGCTTCGACCGCTGGGCAGTTGAGTCCGTCGAGAATCGCACCGCGAGCAAGCGGTACAAGCAACAGCGCATTCGTGCGCTGGAGATGTACATGTTCCCGTCCTTCGGCAACTGCGACATCCGATCTGCCGAGCATTTCAGCAAGGCGACGGTCGGAGCGTGGGTCAACAAGATGCTGAAGACGAAGGTCAAGCGCGGGTCGAAGACAAAGGACATGTCGCCGGAGACGCTGCGGGGTCTGCATGGGCTGCTGTCGTCAGTCCTGAAGGAAGCCGTAGTTGCCGAGCCGCCGCTTCGAGACCGCAACCCGTGTGACCTGACCCGGCTCCCCAGCAATGACGATTGGGGCATCGGCGACGACGAGTCGAGCGACGACATGGAGTTCATGACTCCTGAAGAGATCGCCGGTCTCGTCGAGTGCTTCCCTCGCCCCAGTGATCGGATGCTCGTGCGGACGGCGTACGGGAGCGGACTACGGTGGGGCGAGATCAGCGCGCTCGCGGCGCGGCATGCCCGCAATCCCCGGCCCGGCGAGTACGAGCTGCGCGTCACCCGGGCGTGGAAGCGGGTGCCGGGCGAGGAATGGTGTCTCGGACCGCCGAAGTCGAAGGCGGGGCGACGGACGGTCGAGATCACGGCCGGACTCTGGCAAGAGCTTCTCGACCATGGCGTCGCCGGGCTGGGGAAGGACGACCTGATCTTCCACGACGGCAGCGGCGGCCGGCTCCCTTACTCGACGTTCTACGACCGGTGGATGGCAGGGGTCGCTGAGGCCAAGAAGCGAGGGGTGCTGCCGCAGTGGAAGTTCCCCACAATCCATGACCTGAGGCACTCGCACGTTGCGGCGCTGCTGTCGGACAGGCACAGCTTGACGTACGTGCAGCGGCGCCTGGGGCACGAGTCGATCACGACGACCTCCGACACGTACGGGCACCTGCTGGAGACGGCGCACACGGCCGCCCTGGTGACGATCGATCGGGTCATGGGCTTCACGCCGCCCGCTCGTGCGGCGTCGCAGGAGAACGGCCCCGAGCGTGACGGTGGTCGGGCGGTGCACGTCGCGCACATCGGTGCGCAGCGGATCGGCTTCTGGGATTTGGACGACGCCGAGGGGACGGCTGAGCGCTGGGTGCGCGAGCACGGTGGCTCGGTGCACGTCGAGAGGATGACGAGCGACGGGTGGATCGGCACCTTCGGCGATGGGGCCAGTGCGGACAGCGCGCTGAAGTCCGTGCGTTCGCAGACGCCGCGGCGTGCCTGGGTGTGGGAGGCGGGGCCAGCCGTGTACGCCCCGGACGGGTCCGAGGTCGTCACGAATCCGAGCGCGGCGAAACTGCGCGGCTCGTGGCGCTGGGACTTCGAGGACCTCTACACGGAAGAGCTTTCGCGCCCCGCCGTCGAGCGGCGTATTGGCCCGCAGGCGCAGACAGTTGCTCGAGCCTGGGGGAGGGATGAGGACTCCGTCCGAGAAACGTTCGCCGAGGCCCGCGCGGACGCGCTCCGGATCTGCTCCCTCAACCCTGGGGCAGGGACGGCCCAGGAAGGGTCGCAGCCGGTCTCCTAG